One Thermoanaerobacter pseudethanolicus ATCC 33223 genomic window, AATTGCTAAAAATTCAAACATCGCTGTAACTACTGGTAACAGTTATACAGTCGCTACCGCAGTAGAAGGAGCGGTAAAAGCAGCAGAGATGATGGGTAAAGATGTAAGAGATTCTCATGTCGCTGTAATAGGAGCGACAGGCTCAATAGGCAAAGTCTGTGCAGAAATTTTATCCCGAGATGCAAAGTACATGACACTTGTAGCACGAAATAAAGAAAAATTGCAAAATTTTAGAGACTATCTTTTAACAAAAACGGGTATGTCTGCTCATATCACTTCAGATATAAAAGAAGCTTTAGAAGATGCGGATATAATAATTACTGTTACAAGTGCAGTAGATACGGTGATAAAGCCTGAATATCTAAAACCCGGGGCTGTTGTATGCGATGTAGCAAGACCGAGAGATGTGTCAAAGGAAGTTGCGGATAAAAGAGATGATGTTTTAGTTATAGAAGGTGGAGTAGTACAGGTGCCTGGTGATGTAGACTTCCACTTTAACTTTGGCTTTCCACCTAAAACAAGTTATGCATGTATGGCAGAGACAATGATTCTTGCTATGGAAGGACGAATTGAGAATTATTCATTAGGACGTGATTTGACTGTAGAGCAAGTGGATGAGATATCAAAACTTGCTAAAAAGCATGGGTTTAAATTAGCGGGATTTAGAAGTTTCGAGCGAGAAGTTACAATGGAAAAGATAGAATCTGTGAGAAAAAA contains:
- a CDS encoding NAD(P)H-binding protein produces the protein MHKFGFIIHPIEYEDVSRKFKIMEKFPKRVVEGFTRLLPPMKVSEITGVKSEYAETEGWFVAVPLTSEQMLKLPEGYVLNKIIKAVKIAENLGAEVVGLGAMTSVVGDAGITIAKNSNIAVTTGNSYTVATAVEGAVKAAEMMGKDVRDSHVAVIGATGSIGKVCAEILSRDAKYMTLVARNKEKLQNFRDYLLTKTGMSAHITSDIKEALEDADIIITVTSAVDTVIKPEYLKPGAVVCDVARPRDVSKEVADKRDDVLVIEGGVVQVPGDVDFHFNFGFPPKTSYACMAETMILAMEGRIENYSLGRDLTVEQVDEISKLAKKHGFKLAGFRSFEREVTMEKIESVRKNAKKRLQEWKFA